GGGCAGGACGTGCAGCCGGGATTCGAGGGTGTAGCGCAGCTCGCCGGGATCGATGGCGGGGACACCGGCGCCGATGCCGAGGTGGTAGAGCTGGACGTCCTTGCGACCCCAGGCGATCTCTGCGGACCGGGGTTCGGCGGCGACGGCCTTGGCGGCGTCAATGGGCATGGGTCTCCTGATCGACTGACGGAACGGGCAACTCATAGGACGGGCAACTCGTTTGGCGGGCGACTCGCGTGGCGGGCGACTCGCGGGACTGAGACCTCGGTACGACCGTCCGCACCGTCGGCCGTACCGAGGTCGATACGGGCCGATCTAGAACGCGTTCCAGTCCGGCGCCCCCTGTTGTATAGCCGAGCGGTCCCGAGTTGTGAATACTCCTGACGATGCGTCAGCTATGCGGTACCGGGCCGCGTGGCGCGCCGGGCCGGGACATTTGTCCTGCCGAAGTCCGTACATCGGCATCTGCCCCAGCACGACGATCGCTTCGTACGCTGTCGTCCATGTTCTGGATGCGAAAGACCGCCTGCCAGGTGGGCGAGTGGCGGGCCGAACGGGTGCGCTGGCGGGCGGACATGGAGCGGTACAAGGCCGCCCGGCGTGCCGCACGGAAGTCGGGTGTGCCGGAACCGGAGAACCCGGGGCCGCCACCCACCGGCTTCGCCCTGCTGCCCTGGCTGCTGATGGGTCTGGGCTCCTTCTCCAACCTCCTCCAGGGCCGGACCCCGCTGCCCTGGATCGGCGCGGTGGGTCTCCTCACCTTCAACTCCCTCTACATCTACGTCACGTTCCGCGCCTTCGTGAAGGAGACCCGGGACGCCCGGTCGACGCGGGTGGCGCTCCTGGTGATGGGCGCGGTGACGTGTGCGCTGGCGGTCGTGTACGGCGGCAGCTGGCTGTACTTCTTCCCGCTGCTCGGCCTGGCCACCGGCGCGGTGATGCGCGGCCCGTGGCTGGGCCGCACCGGACTCACGCTCACCGCCCTCGCGGCGGGCGTCTCCGCGGTGCGGGCCGGCTGGGACGCGCTGAACGTGGCGTACGGGACCTTCCTGTCGACGATGGTGACTGCGGCGATCCTGTCCCTGAGCGAGGCGGTACGTGAACTGCGGGCAGCGCGCGAGGAGTTGGCGCAGCGGGCGGTCGAGGAGGAACGGCTCCGTTTCTCCCGCGACCTGCACGATCTGCTGGGCCACACCCTGTCGGTGATCGTCGTGAAGTCGGAGGCGGCCCGTCGTCTGGCGCCCCGGAACATGGACGCCGCCCTGCTCCAGATCACGGACATCGAGTCGGTGGGCCGCCAGGCCCTGACGGAGATCCGCGAGGCGGTGACCGGCTATAGGCAGGGCAGCCTGGCCATGGAACTGGACCGGGCGGACTCGGCCCTGACGGCTGCGGCCATCACTCCGGCGATCCACCGCTCGGGCCCGCCCCTGTCGTCGGCGGCGGAGGCGCTGTTGGGGTGGGTGGTACGGGAGGCGGTCACGAACGTCCTACGGCACAGCGGCGCCACCCGCTGCGAGATCACGGTGGAGGGGGCTGGTACGGAGGGGGTCGGTGCGGTGGGTGTGGGTGTGAGCGGCGCGGGTGCGGAGGGCACGGGTGTGAGCGGCGCGGCTGCGGAGGGCACGGGTGGAGGCGACGCGGGGATGGGCGGCACAAGGGCGGGCGGCGCAGGCGCAGGCACGAGCGGCAACGCGGGCGGCGCAGGCACAGGCGGCGCAGGCGCAGGCACGAGCGCCAACGCGGGCGGCGCAGGCACAGGCGGCACAGGCGGCAGCGCAAACGCGGGCGGCACGAGCGCGGACGGCGCAGGCACAGGCGCGAGCCTGAACGCGGGCGGCGCAGGCACAGGCGGCACGAGCGGGGGCGGCGCAGGCACAGGCACGAGCGGCAACGCGGGCGGCGCAGGCACAGGCGGCACAGGCGGCCTAGGCGCGAGCGTGACCGCGGGCGGCACGGGCAAAGGGGTGCGCCTGAGAGTCGCCGACAACGGGACGGGCATGGCGGCGCCCATCGCGTCCACGCGGCCGGGTGTCGGCGGTACGGGGCTCAAGGGGCTGACGGAACGCCTCGCTGCAGTCGGAGGCTCGCTGTCGGCGGGCCCGATGCCGCAGGGCGGGTTCCTGGTGACGGCCGAACTGCCCGACCTGACGGTCGGGTCCCCGTCTCTCTCCCAGCTCAGCCCCCCTGTCCGCCCTACCCTTACCCCGTGAACGAGATGCCCCGGGATCACCGTCCCGCGAAGTCCATCAGAGTCCTCCTCGCCGAGGACCAGCAAATGATGCGAGGCGCTCTCGCCCTGCTGCTCGGGATGGAGCCGGACATCGAGGTCGTCGCCCAGGTCGGGGCCGGTGACGCGATCGTCGACGCGGCACTGCTCCACCGCCCTGACGTGGCCCTCCTCGACATCGAGCTGCCCGGCATCAGCGGCCTGGACGCCGCCGCCCTTCTCCGCGACCAGGCCCCCGACTGCCGGGTCCTGATCCTGACCACCTTCGGCCGCCCCGGCTACCTACGCCGGGCCATGGAGGCGGGCGCCGCCGGGTTCCTCGTCAAGGACGGCCCCGTGGAGGAGCTGGCCGCGGCCATCCGACGCGCGCTGACCGGGGAGACGGTCATCGACCCCGCCCTTGCCGCCGCCGCGCTCAGCGCCGGGCCCAATCCGCTCACGGGGCGGGAGTGCGACGTGCTGAACGCCTCGGTGGACGGGGCGACGGTCGCCGACGTCGCCGTCAAGCTGCACCTCTCCGAGTCGACGGTCCGCAACTACCTCTCGGCCGCCATCGGCAAGACCGGGACCCGCAACCGGACGGAGGCGGTGCGGGAGGCCCGGCAGCAGGGGTGGCTCTAGTGCGCGTCGGGCGCTCACGGCGGCCGGCAGTGCGATTTCGCCCCCGCCGCCCCTACCCGTCCCATCCTGGGGGCTCCGCCCCCGAACCCCCGGACGGGCTGGATGTGCAGCCCTCCCCTGCTACCTGTCCGCCGTCGTCCTGCCACCTCACTCAGTGACCTTCACCGACTTGGACCCCTTCCCTTCTGCCGCGAGGCAGACGAACCAGGCCGCCTGTGAACCCGCGACCGGCCTGATCACCGGGTCCGTACTGTTCCGCGCATAGTTCGCCGGGACCTTGCGGGCGACCGAGGTCGTGCCGTCGTCCCAGGTGCAGGTGACCGTCCGGGCCGTGGGGGCCACCCTGCCGATGACCAGGCGGTTCAGCGCGCCGGACTGGCCGGAGGTGTCCGGTTCCAGTGGGACCGCGGCCGACTCCAGATCCGTACCGGACATGCCGTCGGTCCTGTCGATCTCGCCCTGCATCACCGGCCTCTTCACGTCGTCGACGACCAGGTTGACGGCGAAGAAGCCCCTGCCCACCAGGTTCTTGGGGATCTTCGCGTACGGCGGCTTCACTCCGGACTCGGTCATGGCGTTGAACTGCCGCACTGCCTCCACCTCACTCCTCGGCGCTCCCCAGACGTCGATCGTGACCCACCACTCCCTCCTCCGGTCCGTGCCTTCCGCGACAGTGCTCCGCTGAGGCTCGTACACATGCCGTTCCTCCGCCGTCGGGGGCTGGATCGCCAACTGGACGACCTCGTCGCCGTTGCCGATGCCCGCGAGGGCCAGGGTTCCGGTCGACACGGCGATCACCAGGGCCGCCGCCGAGGCCACCGCCCAGCGGCGCGCCCTGCGGCGTCGGCCGCCTCGGACCACCGCCTGGTAGGGGGCTATGCCGATCTCCACCTCGTCCGCCGCGCCCGCCAGCAGAAAGGCGATGTCCGTGTGCGTGGTGTCCCCGTGTGCCATGTCCTGGTTCGTCTCCCGGTCCGCGCTCATCACTTCCGCCCTCCGTGTGTCACTGTCTCGGCCAGGCCCGGTATGGCGCGCAGCTTCGCGATCCCCTTGGCCGCGTTGCTCTTCACCGCGCCCACCGAGCAGCCCATCGCCTGCGCGGTCTGCGTCTCGGTCAGGTCCTCCCAGTACCGCAGCACCACCGCCTGCCGCTGCCGGGGCGGCAACAGGGCCAGCGCCGTGAGCAGCGCCCCGCGGTCGTCGGCCCGGGCGATGTGGTCGCCGGTGTCGGGCAGCTCGTGCGCCAGCCCCTCGTCGTCCTTCGGCGCCAGGAACTCCTTGAGTCGCCTGCGGTGCTTACGGGCATGCGCGTTGATCATCACGCGCCGCACATACGCCTCCGGGTCGTCGGCCGAACCGACCCTCCGCCAGGCCACATAGACCCGTTCCAGCGTCGACTGGACCAGGTCCTCCGCCCCGTGCTGCTCCCCCGTGAGCAGAAACGCCGTACGCATCAGCCGTGGCCAGCGGCCGATGACGAAGCTCTGGAACTCCTCGTCCCGGTCCGCTTTTCGATCCCGTTCCCCCATGAGCACCTCCTAGATGTTCAAAGGAGTCCACGAGCCGCCCGAACCGTTGCCCCGATCCCACAACATTTTCCGCGGCCGCCCCAGGACGACGGACGTGACGGCGGATCAGATCCCCATGAGCAGGTCAAGGATTAGTTAGTACGCCAAAACAT
This genomic interval from Streptomyces sp. B21-083 contains the following:
- a CDS encoding SigE family RNA polymerase sigma factor, which encodes MGERDRKADRDEEFQSFVIGRWPRLMRTAFLLTGEQHGAEDLVQSTLERVYVAWRRVGSADDPEAYVRRVMINAHARKHRRRLKEFLAPKDDEGLAHELPDTGDHIARADDRGALLTALALLPPRQRQAVVLRYWEDLTETQTAQAMGCSVGAVKSNAAKGIAKLRAIPGLAETVTHGGRK
- a CDS encoding response regulator transcription factor: MPRDHRPAKSIRVLLAEDQQMMRGALALLLGMEPDIEVVAQVGAGDAIVDAALLHRPDVALLDIELPGISGLDAAALLRDQAPDCRVLILTTFGRPGYLRRAMEAGAAGFLVKDGPVEELAAAIRRALTGETVIDPALAAAALSAGPNPLTGRECDVLNASVDGATVADVAVKLHLSESTVRNYLSAAIGKTGTRNRTEAVREARQQGWL